The following are encoded together in the Dyella terrae genome:
- a CDS encoding RnfABCDGE type electron transport complex subunit B, protein MSLADRIDALLPQTQCEQCGYHGCRPYAEAITRGDARINQCPPGGAVGIARLAELLNVPALPLDPEHGIEKPRTLARIVEADCIGCTKCIQACPVDAIVGAPKVMHTVVSDDCTGCELCVPACPVDCIVLEPMPQAQVDDLVHADAARVHFQRRESRLAREKAQREAELAARKAEVAAVQTPTNPVLAALARAKAKQQGKPQ, encoded by the coding sequence ATGTCGCTAGCCGACCGCATCGACGCACTGCTCCCGCAGACGCAATGCGAACAATGCGGCTATCACGGCTGCCGCCCTTATGCGGAGGCTATTACGCGCGGCGACGCCAGAATCAACCAATGCCCACCGGGCGGTGCCGTAGGCATCGCCCGGCTAGCGGAACTACTCAACGTGCCGGCGTTGCCGCTTGATCCGGAGCATGGGATCGAAAAGCCACGCACGCTCGCGCGTATCGTTGAGGCCGATTGCATCGGTTGCACCAAATGCATCCAGGCCTGTCCGGTGGACGCCATCGTCGGTGCGCCCAAGGTGATGCATACGGTGGTGAGCGACGATTGCACCGGTTGCGAGTTGTGCGTGCCGGCCTGTCCGGTGGACTGCATCGTGCTCGAACCGATGCCACAGGCGCAGGTAGACGATCTTGTCCATGCCGATGCCGCCCGCGTGCACTTCCAACGTCGCGAGTCGCGACTGGCGCGTGAAAAAGCACAGCGAGAAGCTGAGCTTGCCGCACGCAAGGCGGAAGTGGCGGCGGTGCAGACACCGACCAATCCCGTACTGGCGGCGCTGGCTCGCGCCAAGGCGAAACAACAAGGAAAGCCTCAGTGA
- the nth gene encoding endonuclease III, which yields MKKADIVELFTRLRELDPHPTTELDYTTSFELLVAVVLSAQATDVGVNKATKKLYPVANTPQAILDLGEEKLKTYIATIGLFNSKAKNVMALCRILVDQYNSEVPRTREALEALPGVGRKTANVVLNTAFGQPTIAVDTHIFRVSNRTGLAPGKDVRTVENKLEKVVPAEFKQDAHHWLILHGRYVCKARKPDCPQCVIRDLCRFKDKTPA from the coding sequence GTGAAGAAAGCCGACATCGTCGAGCTGTTCACCCGCCTGCGCGAACTCGATCCGCACCCGACCACAGAACTCGACTACACCACGTCGTTCGAATTACTGGTCGCAGTGGTGCTCTCTGCTCAGGCCACCGACGTGGGCGTAAACAAGGCGACCAAGAAACTCTACCCCGTCGCCAATACGCCGCAGGCGATCCTCGATCTGGGGGAAGAGAAGCTCAAGACGTACATTGCCACCATCGGCCTGTTCAACAGCAAGGCCAAGAACGTGATGGCGCTGTGCCGCATCCTGGTGGACCAGTACAACAGCGAGGTGCCACGCACGCGCGAAGCACTGGAAGCCCTCCCTGGCGTCGGCCGCAAGACGGCCAACGTGGTGCTCAATACGGCCTTTGGCCAGCCGACCATCGCCGTCGACACCCACATCTTCCGCGTCTCCAACCGCACCGGCCTCGCTCCCGGCAAGGACGTGCGCACCGTGGAAAACAAGCTGGAGAAAGTGGTGCCAGCCGAGTTCAAGCAGGATGCGCATCACTGGCTGATCCTGCACGGCCGTTACGTATGCAAGGCACGCAAGCCCGACTGTCCGCAGTGTGTGATCCGCGACCTGTGCCGCTTCAAGGACAAGACGCCGGCCTGA
- the metG gene encoding methionine--tRNA ligase, which translates to MSRRLLVTNALPYANGPLHLGHLLGYIQADIWVRAQRMQGNEAIYVCADDAHGTPIMLAAEKAGLSPETYIEGIRVGHEADFAAFGVAFDHYHSTHSEENRELASLIYTRLRDGGFIARRDIQQLFDPEKEMFLPDRYIKGTCPNCKTPDQYGDNCENCGATYAPTDLINPYSVMSGATPVLRDSEHFFFELGKFETLLRDWFAGKFTNGQPVANSGVAAKLREWLDGGLKDWDISRDAPYFGFPIPDEPGKFFYVWLDAPVGYLASFKALCDRTDLKFEDFLSPDSRAEMHHFIGKDIINFHGLFWPAMLHGANFRVPTALHVNGYLTVNGAKMSKSRGTFIKARTYLDSGLHPEFLRYYFTTMLSDAPVDVDLDLKTFEERVNSHLVGKWVNIASRTAGFVHKFFDGRLAPAFSAEEQELWRELLSLYGDVPAFYNSKDFAEMSRRFVTMADMVNGYIAAKAPWAMAKDEALRGELHQVCSFALAAFRLLAGVLKPVVPATVEAAERFLAAPITGFDDARAELHNHTINAFEPLLGRIDPKQVEAMVEASKDSLAPIEAKPAPRKAKEQAKTMTEASTTPATDATAIIGIDDFAKLDLRIGKVTACEFVDGSDKLLRFELDAGTLGTRQIFSGIRAAYGEPEKLVGRNVVFIANLAPRKMRFGLSEGMILSAGDGGSDLFLLDADQGATPGATVR; encoded by the coding sequence ATGAGCCGCCGCCTACTCGTCACCAACGCGCTGCCCTATGCCAATGGCCCGCTTCACCTGGGTCATCTGCTGGGCTACATCCAGGCCGACATCTGGGTGCGCGCGCAGCGGATGCAAGGCAACGAGGCCATCTATGTATGTGCGGACGATGCCCACGGCACGCCGATCATGTTGGCAGCGGAGAAAGCCGGCTTGTCGCCGGAGACGTACATCGAAGGCATCCGCGTCGGCCACGAGGCTGACTTCGCGGCCTTCGGCGTGGCATTTGACCATTACCATTCCACGCATTCGGAAGAGAACCGCGAGCTCGCCTCGCTGATCTACACGCGCCTGCGTGACGGCGGTTTCATCGCCCGCCGGGACATCCAGCAGTTGTTCGATCCGGAAAAGGAGATGTTCCTGCCGGATCGCTACATCAAGGGCACCTGCCCCAACTGCAAGACGCCCGACCAGTACGGCGACAACTGTGAGAACTGCGGCGCCACCTACGCGCCCACCGATCTCATCAACCCCTACTCGGTGATGTCGGGCGCCACGCCGGTGCTGCGCGACTCGGAACATTTCTTCTTCGAGCTGGGCAAGTTCGAAACGCTGCTGCGCGACTGGTTCGCCGGCAAGTTCACCAACGGTCAACCGGTGGCGAATAGCGGTGTAGCCGCCAAGCTTCGCGAATGGCTGGACGGCGGCCTGAAAGATTGGGACATCTCGCGCGATGCGCCCTACTTCGGCTTCCCGATTCCCGACGAACCCGGCAAGTTCTTCTATGTGTGGCTGGACGCACCCGTAGGTTACCTCGCCAGCTTCAAGGCGCTGTGCGACCGCACCGACCTGAAGTTTGAAGATTTCCTCTCGCCCGACAGTCGCGCCGAGATGCACCACTTCATCGGCAAGGACATCATCAACTTCCACGGCCTGTTCTGGCCGGCGATGCTGCACGGCGCGAATTTCCGCGTGCCGACGGCGCTGCACGTCAACGGTTACCTGACCGTCAACGGCGCGAAGATGTCCAAATCGCGCGGCACCTTCATCAAGGCACGCACTTATCTGGACTCGGGCTTGCACCCGGAATTCCTGCGCTACTACTTCACCACCATGCTGAGCGACGCGCCGGTCGATGTGGACCTGGACCTCAAGACCTTTGAGGAACGCGTCAACTCGCACCTGGTCGGCAAGTGGGTGAACATCGCCAGCCGCACGGCGGGTTTTGTACACAAATTTTTCGACGGCCGCCTGGCACCCGCGTTCAGCGCGGAAGAACAGGAACTGTGGCGCGAATTGCTTTCGCTCTATGGCGACGTACCTGCGTTCTACAACAGCAAGGACTTCGCGGAAATGTCGCGCCGCTTCGTGACCATGGCCGACATGGTGAACGGCTACATCGCGGCCAAGGCACCGTGGGCCATGGCCAAGGACGAAGCACTTCGCGGGGAGCTGCACCAGGTGTGCTCGTTCGCGCTGGCTGCGTTCCGCCTGCTGGCCGGCGTGCTGAAGCCCGTAGTGCCCGCCACGGTGGAAGCCGCCGAACGCTTCCTTGCAGCGCCGATCACCGGTTTCGACGACGCGCGCGCGGAACTCCACAACCACACCATCAACGCGTTCGAGCCCTTGCTCGGCCGCATCGATCCCAAGCAGGTCGAAGCCATGGTCGAGGCGTCCAAGGATTCCCTCGCGCCGATCGAGGCCAAGCCCGCTCCCAGGAAAGCCAAAGAACAAGCCAAGACCATGACTGAAGCCAGCACCACACCCGCCACCGACGCCACCGCCATCATCGGCATCGACGATTTCGCCAAGCTCGACCTGCGCATCGGCAAGGTCACCGCATGCGAATTCGTGGACGGTTCGGACAAGCTGCTGCGCTTTGAGTTGGACGCCGGCACGCTGGGCACGCGCCAGATCTTCTCGGGCATCCGCGCCGCCTACGGCGAACCGGAGAAGCTGGTGGGCCGCAACGTGGTGTTCATCGCCAACCTCGCGCCACGCAAAATGCGGTTCGGCCTGTCCGAAGGCATGATCCTGTCCGCGGGCGACGGCGGCAGCGACCTGTTCCTGCTCGACGCGGACCAGGGTGCGACGCCGGGCGCAACCGTTCGCTGA
- a CDS encoding response regulator has translation MHILLVEDDAELGGAIKHALEHQSYAVTWLRDGREAMEALRGDPVDLVLLDLGLPGKDGLEVLGEARRSGVKTPVLVMTARDALEMRIRGLDLGADDYLVKPFHLGELAARIRSLTRRTQGLADNLVEVGGLRLNLATAEVEFRGERVTLTRREFALLRVLMERAGRIVRREALENSVYGLDTIVERNAIEVQVHWLRRKLSPEVIHTVRGIGYMIPREPQ, from the coding sequence ATGCATATTCTGCTGGTGGAAGACGATGCCGAACTGGGCGGCGCGATCAAGCACGCGCTGGAGCACCAATCCTATGCGGTGACCTGGCTGCGCGATGGCCGCGAGGCCATGGAGGCCCTGCGCGGCGACCCCGTGGACTTGGTACTGCTCGACCTCGGCCTGCCTGGCAAGGACGGGCTGGAAGTGCTGGGCGAAGCCCGACGCTCGGGCGTGAAGACGCCGGTGCTGGTGATGACCGCCCGTGACGCACTGGAAATGCGTATCCGGGGACTGGACCTGGGCGCAGACGACTATCTGGTCAAACCGTTCCACCTGGGTGAACTGGCAGCACGTATCCGCTCCCTGACCCGCCGTACCCAGGGTCTGGCCGACAACCTGGTCGAAGTGGGTGGCCTGCGCCTCAACCTGGCCACGGCCGAAGTCGAGTTCCGTGGCGAGCGCGTCACGCTGACGCGCCGCGAATTCGCCCTGCTCCGCGTGCTAATGGAGCGCGCCGGCCGCATCGTGCGCAGGGAAGCGCTGGAGAACTCCGTCTACGGCTTGGACACCATCGTGGAGCGCAACGCCATCGAGGTGCAGGTGCACTGGTTGCGACGCAAACTCAGCCCGGAAGTGATCCACACGGTGCGCGGCATCGGCTACATGATTCCGCGCGAGCCCCAATGA
- a CDS encoding sensor histidine kinase — MTPHPASLRTRLTWLIIAVMVAVLIPLGWISYRRELREMNELLDGRLAQAGRTLGTLIAHGQVPLRDADLPAIQQNGDKHGHGVVVSVHPRNYEPEVGFQAYDPQGDLIAATSNFADLQPPTVEERGFRDIQHEGRQWRTFTLQNRANLVIRIGERSDNRSDIARGLVIEHALPLLIGLPLLALLVSLAVKRGLRPVAVLTEMLDRRTPGSRKPMPAELAPSEIKPLIAALNQQLERLEDALDREHRFATDVAHELRTPLAATMIHLESAMISNDPTEVEFTVRNAQQSMARLGRRIEQILAMARLEAGAASQQRTPMDLIRIATEVIEELAPLIVEKDIEVSLTHDEDMIVVLGHEVALTAMFRNLIENALRYTEAAGQVDVSIRRESGQAIIDICDNGPGIPEDRRQAVFQRFHREVESATRGYGLGLSIVQRAIELHDASIELLESPLGRGLLVRIRMACQLH, encoded by the coding sequence ATGACCCCTCATCCGGCCAGCCTTCGTACTCGCCTAACCTGGCTGATCATCGCGGTGATGGTCGCTGTGCTCATTCCCTTGGGCTGGATCAGCTACCGCCGCGAACTACGCGAAATGAACGAGCTGCTGGACGGTCGTCTGGCCCAGGCAGGCCGCACGCTGGGCACCCTGATCGCCCATGGCCAGGTGCCACTGCGCGATGCCGACCTGCCGGCCATCCAGCAGAACGGCGACAAGCATGGTCACGGCGTGGTCGTGTCCGTGCATCCACGCAATTACGAGCCCGAAGTCGGCTTCCAGGCCTACGATCCGCAGGGCGACCTGATCGCCGCCACCTCCAACTTCGCCGACCTGCAGCCGCCCACTGTCGAAGAGCGAGGCTTCCGCGACATTCAGCACGAAGGGCGGCAATGGCGCACCTTCACCCTGCAGAATCGCGCGAATCTGGTTATCCGTATTGGTGAGCGATCCGACAACCGCAGTGACATCGCGCGCGGTCTGGTGATCGAGCACGCGCTGCCGCTGCTGATCGGTCTGCCGCTGCTCGCCTTGCTGGTAAGTCTGGCGGTGAAACGCGGCCTGCGCCCGGTCGCAGTGCTCACGGAAATGCTGGACCGGCGTACTCCCGGCAGCCGCAAACCCATGCCCGCCGAACTCGCGCCTAGTGAGATCAAACCGCTGATCGCCGCGCTCAACCAACAATTGGAAAGGCTGGAGGACGCGCTGGATCGCGAGCACCGCTTCGCCACCGATGTCGCACACGAGCTGCGCACGCCGTTGGCGGCAACGATGATCCATCTCGAAAGCGCGATGATCAGCAACGATCCCACCGAGGTGGAGTTCACCGTGCGCAATGCCCAGCAGAGCATGGCGCGCCTCGGACGCCGCATCGAGCAGATCCTGGCCATGGCCCGGCTGGAAGCCGGCGCAGCGTCGCAGCAGCGCACGCCGATGGACCTTATCCGCATCGCCACCGAAGTGATCGAAGAACTCGCCCCACTGATTGTCGAGAAAGACATCGAGGTCAGCCTGACCCACGACGAGGACATGATCGTCGTGCTTGGCCACGAAGTCGCGCTCACCGCCATGTTCCGCAACCTGATCGAAAACGCCTTGCGCTACACCGAGGCAGCCGGCCAGGTCGACGTTTCCATCCGCCGAGAAAGCGGGCAAGCCATCATCGACATCTGCGACAACGGCCCGGGCATCCCCGAGGACAGGCGCCAAGCCGTGTTCCAGCGTTTTCACCGCGAAGTGGAAAGCGCCACCCGTGGCTACGGCCTGGGCCTGAGCATCGTGCAGCGAGCCATCGAACTGCACGATGCATCCATCGAGCTGCTGGAATCGCCACTGGGCCGTGGTCTGCTCGTGCGCATCCGCATGGCCTGCCAGCTGCACTAA
- a CDS encoding metal-dependent hydrolase encodes MTTVFTHAVVPLMLGAAAGRQRISGRLLAAGALAAMLPDADVLAFHLHIPYANAFGHRGATHSIAFAALLGLLAALAHRSLNSTAQRAGWFVGLATLSHPLLDACTDGGLGVALWWPFSDARWFAPFHPIAVSPIGARFFSERGWHVIVSELCWVWLPVAVLAVCVLMVRRASKPL; translated from the coding sequence ATGACCACTGTTTTTACCCACGCCGTCGTCCCTTTGATGCTCGGCGCAGCCGCCGGCCGCCAACGTATCAGCGGTCGCCTGCTTGCTGCGGGTGCCCTGGCCGCCATGCTTCCGGACGCGGATGTGCTCGCCTTCCATCTGCATATTCCCTATGCGAACGCGTTCGGCCATCGCGGCGCCACACACTCCATCGCTTTTGCTGCCCTGCTGGGACTACTGGCCGCATTGGCCCATCGCAGCCTCAACAGCACGGCGCAACGAGCAGGATGGTTCGTGGGGCTAGCCACGCTTTCGCATCCGCTGCTCGATGCATGCACCGATGGCGGTCTCGGCGTGGCCCTGTGGTGGCCCTTCAGTGATGCGCGATGGTTCGCGCCATTTCATCCCATCGCCGTGTCGCCCATCGGAGCACGCTTCTTCAGCGAGCGCGGCTGGCATGTGATCGTCTCGGAGCTGTGTTGGGTGTGGTTGCCGGTTGCCGTGCTCGCCGTCTGCGTGCTTATGGTGCGACGGGCGTCCAAACCGCTGTGA
- a CDS encoding MFS transporter, with protein MGTPVDVTTDTLRSQAVSTLPAAKRATRLIFLVSGIGMSVWAPMVPYAKARLGLDDAQLGLALLAFGGGSMLSMPFVGWLAHKLGNRTVIVASGLLMCAALPALAMVSSIAALVAALLYFGVMLGAVDVAMNAHAVDVERHDGGRLMSGFHGLFSLGGLTGAAVMSGLLAVGVSLTFAASAIAVLLVVMVLWLRSDLLDDAPAAVESRKEPLGMPHALAWLLGLLCFVSFLAEGAMLDWSAVFLRDFRGVSPASAGFGYACFSVAMATGRLTGDRIVGRYGPEWAVRIGAALAAVGFLLVACVGGVVVSLAGFVLIGLGASNIVPVMFSAAGRLPGTPPAIAIATATTLGYAGLLSGPALIGFVAHASSLPIAFVAVAGLLVLVGLSARIVKR; from the coding sequence ATGGGTACGCCTGTGGACGTCACCACCGATACTTTACGTAGCCAGGCCGTTTCGACGCTGCCGGCCGCTAAGCGGGCCACCCGCCTGATTTTCCTCGTCTCCGGCATCGGCATGTCGGTCTGGGCACCCATGGTCCCGTACGCCAAGGCGCGGCTGGGGCTCGATGACGCTCAGCTCGGCCTTGCCTTGCTGGCATTCGGTGGTGGCTCGATGCTGTCCATGCCGTTTGTGGGCTGGCTGGCGCACAAGCTCGGCAATCGCACAGTGATCGTCGCTTCGGGCCTACTCATGTGTGCTGCGTTGCCCGCGTTGGCGATGGTGTCGAGCATTGCCGCGCTGGTCGCGGCCTTGCTCTATTTCGGCGTGATGCTGGGTGCGGTCGACGTGGCCATGAATGCCCATGCGGTGGACGTCGAACGCCATGATGGTGGCCGATTGATGTCGGGTTTCCATGGTCTTTTCAGCCTGGGTGGCCTTACGGGCGCCGCGGTGATGAGCGGACTGCTCGCTGTCGGCGTATCGCTGACGTTCGCCGCCAGCGCCATCGCTGTGTTGTTGGTGGTGATGGTGCTGTGGTTGCGGAGCGATCTGCTCGACGATGCGCCTGCTGCCGTTGAATCACGCAAAGAGCCGTTAGGCATGCCGCATGCGCTGGCCTGGCTGCTGGGCTTGTTGTGCTTTGTCAGCTTTCTCGCCGAAGGCGCCATGCTGGATTGGAGCGCGGTATTCCTGCGCGATTTCCGCGGCGTTTCGCCAGCATCGGCAGGATTCGGCTACGCCTGTTTCTCGGTGGCGATGGCCACGGGGCGCCTGACGGGTGATCGAATCGTGGGCCGCTATGGGCCGGAGTGGGCCGTGCGCATTGGTGCGGCATTGGCGGCCGTGGGCTTTCTGCTGGTGGCCTGCGTGGGTGGCGTGGTCGTGTCGCTGGCGGGTTTCGTGCTTATCGGCCTTGGCGCTTCCAATATCGTGCCGGTGATGTTCAGTGCGGCAGGGCGCTTGCCTGGCACGCCGCCGGCCATTGCCATTGCCACGGCGACAACGCTCGGTTATGCAGGTTTGCTCAGTGGTCCGGCGTTGATTGGTTTCGTGGCGCATGCGAGCAGTTTGCCGATAGCCTTCGTTGCCGTGGCGGGACTGTTGGTACTGGTGGGACTTTCGGCAAGGATCGTGAAGCGATGA